In the genome of Acidimicrobiales bacterium, the window GGTGAGGTTGGGCAGCAGGCCTCGACCGCCCGGCACCTGGGTGATGCCCCTCCGGACCGTCTGCTCGGGGGCCCAGCGCGAGATGTCCTCGCCCTCGAAGGTGACCGCGCCCGCCCACGGGTGCATCAGCCCCGAGACCACCTTGAGGATCGTCGATTTGCCCGCTCCGTTGGTGCCGAGCAGCGCGATGATCTCGCCGGGCCGAACGGCAAGGTCGACGCCGCGCAGCACCTGAACCGCCCCATAGCCGGCGTCGACGCCCCGCAGCTCGAGCAACGGGGGCGGACCGGGGTCCCAGCCTGCGTCCTCGCTGAGCTCGTCCTCGGCGAACGGTTCCTCGACGAGCGCTCGATCAGGCATTGCTGCCCACCACGGTCCCGTAGCGCGACGTGCCCAGATAGCTCTCGATGACAGCGGGGTCGGCCTGGACCTCGTCGGGTTCCCCCGATGCGATGACAGCGCCGGCCGCCATGGCGTAGATCCGGTCCGACAGCTGCATGATCAACGGCATGTCGTGCTCGATGATGAGAATCGTCGCCCCCGTCGCCGCCCGCACGTCGCGCAGGAGGGGAAGGAGCTGCTCGGTCTCCTTCTGGCTGATGCCTGAGCTGGGCTCGTCGAGGAGGAGGAACTTGGGCTTGAGGGCCATGATCGCCGCCAGCTCGACCAGCCGCAGGGTCCCGTAGCTGAGCTCGGCGCAGAACTTGTTCTGGTAGGGACGCAAGCCCATCATCCGGCAGAGCTCGGTGGTGGCGTCGATCACTCGGTCCTCGTCCGCAGCTGAACGCTTGGTGCCCAGCCCGGCTGCCACGGGACCCGTGGTCATCCACCGGTGCTGGGCGATGCGGAGCGCGTCGAACACGCTCAGGTTCTGGAACATGCGACAGCTCTGGAAGGTCCGGCCGATGCCCAGCCACGCACGGCGGTGCGAGGGCTCGCCGAGGAGGTCGAGCACCTGACGTGGCTCGACGCCTGGGGCGCCGTCCGGCACGCGGTAGTAGACGTGACCCCGGTCGGGACGGTAGAAGCCCGAGATGCACTCGAACAGCGTCGTCTTGCCCGCGCCGTTGGGACCGATGAGGCCGACGATCTCGCCCTCGTGCACGCTCAGCGAGATGTTGTCGAGGGCG includes:
- a CDS encoding ABC transporter ATP-binding protein — translated: MSRLPSLPKLSALAGLRSTRWRRPPIRDYPAADHLDEGVELATADELDPTLATGEIPQPHDAAPAVLAVDEVTLRFGGLVALDNISLSVHEGEIVGLIGPNGAGKTTLFECISGFYRPDRGHVYYRVPDGAPGVEPRQVLDLLGEPSHRRAWLGIGRTFQSCRMFQNLSVFDALRIAQHRWMTTGPVAAGLGTKRSAADEDRVIDATTELCRMMGLRPYQNKFCAELSYGTLRLVELAAIMALKPKFLLLDEPSSGISQKETEQLLPLLRDVRAATGATILIIEHDMPLIMQLSDRIYAMAAGAVIASGEPDEVQADPAVIESYLGTSRYGTVVGSNA